A region from the Aegilops tauschii subsp. strangulata cultivar AL8/78 chromosome 5, Aet v6.0, whole genome shotgun sequence genome encodes:
- the LOC109746941 gene encoding F-box/FBD/LRR-repeat protein At5g22660-like gives MELRSGRRLSSLPPRKRNKSLNRRSNIGEDEDMISTLPDHLLLGILERLDLHEALRVGAASTRWQHLPHQLSHLELYVDQFHGATPVEMMDAFTDAARRLLSIYPPACSACSRAIKTLGLSFYMSDPPQLSSIGRVVEDVVSRGETEYLEFHIFPPSSSDTTLLLAELGQRFISFSHACPVAFRWLTVLTLEKLAFGDADIAGLIKACDKLEYLTLISCRLVDHHSALKIDTPCSGLQELWFVGFACKRIELISVPKLRKVWCWSWPCESPPVHFGHVPQLREVSLGSRAGVWQAPFALSECLLGATNLSRLYLNFGCEMIWIQPEHPKHLTTIFRNLTDVYLYCIFPECDLNWTMFIVQAAPALLNFTLYRNQHPCVKTSEHSAQKTNMLWEPSKDWKHPNLKLLVMAGFEEEDKVTNYLRLFIERAVGLKRIELRGKHPCDKCNAMDLELESTRSLVDKASRYRIKERLTHESSLSVKITIC, from the exons ATGGAATTGCGATCGGGCCGTCGCCTCAGCTCTCTGCCGCCGCGCAAGCGCAACAAGTCGCTCAATCGGCGTTCCAACATCGGTGAGGATGAGGACATGATCAGCACTCTTcccgaccacctcctcctcggaatCCTCGAACGCCTCGACCTGCATGAGGCGCTCCGTGTGGGCGCAGCCTCGACGCGCTGGCAGCACCTCCCTCACCAGCTCTCGCACCTAGAGCTCTACGTCGACCAGTTCCACGGCGCCACGCCGGTCGAGATGATGGACGCATTCACCGACGCGGCACGGAGGTTGCTGTCCATCTATCCTCCTGCGTGCTCCGCGTGCAGTCGTGCTATCAAGACCCTCGGCCTCAGCTTCTACATGTCGGACCCTCCCCAACTGAGCTCCATCGGCCGCGTCGTCGAGGACGTCGTTAGCCGCGGCGAGACCGAATACCTCGAGTTTCATATATTCCCGCCGTCCTCGAGCGACACCACTCTGCTACTCGCCGAGTTGGGGCAGCGGTTCATCTCCTTCTCCCATGCCTGCCCCGTCGCCTTCCGGTGGCTCACCGTGCTAACCCTCGAGAAGCTAGCGTTTGGAGACGCCGACATCGCCGGCCTCATTAAAGCTTGTGATAAGCTTGAGTACCTCACCCTGATATCCTGCAGACTGGTTGATCATCACTCCGCACTCAAGATTGACACGCCATGCTCCGGGCTCCAGGAACTTTGGTTCGTTGGCTTTGCTTGCAAACGTATCGAGCTCATCTCTGTCCCCAAGCTAAGAAAAGTGTGGTGCTGGTCTTGGCCCTGCGAGAGCCCTCCAGTGCACTTCGGCCACGTTCCCCAACTTCGTGAAGTGAGCCTCGGTTCACGTGCTGGGGTGTGGCAGGCACCATTTGCGTTGAGCGAGTGCTTGTTGGGTGCCACGAATCTGTCGAGATTGTATCTCAATTTTGGTTGTGAAATG ATTTGGATTCAACCTGAACATCCCAAGCACCTCACTACAATATTCAGAAACCTGACTGATGTATATCTTTACTGTATCTTTCCTGAGTGTGATCTGAACTGGACCATGTTTATCGTCCAAGCTGCACCTGCCCTACTAAATTTTACA TTGTATCGAAATCAACATCCATGTGTCAAAACGTCTGAGCATAGTGCCCAGAAGACCAACATGTTGTGGGAACCATCCAAGGATTGGAAGCACCCGAACTTGAAGTTACTGGTGATGGCAGGGTTCGAGGAGGAAGACAAGGTGACAAACTATCTAAGGCTTTTCATAGAACGAGCCGTGGGTTTGAAGAGAATCGAGCTGCGTGGTAAACACCCCTGTGATAAGTGCAATGCCATGGACCTTGAACTTGAGTCCACAAGATCCCTTGTTGACAAAGCTAGCAGGTATCGGATTAAGGAGCGACTCACACATGAATCCTCCTTGTCTGTCAAAATAACAATATGTTGA